The following are encoded in a window of Microbacterium sp. LWO13-1.2 genomic DNA:
- a CDS encoding thymidine kinase — MGKLYFRYGAMNSGKSTSLLQAAYNYEERGQHVLLAKPAIDTKGATQIESRLGMTREVDFLIAPEDDARALFSAHRERMRRSSDDELLPGGPVDVACLLVDEAQFLTAAQIDDLFRIAVDDGIPVMAYGIRNDFRTQAFPGSARLLAIAHSLEELKTICRCGRKAVFNGRVIDGRFVFDGDQVAIDGGGDKLVTTYESLCGACYLDESGGRLS, encoded by the coding sequence GTGGGCAAGCTCTACTTCCGCTACGGCGCGATGAATTCGGGCAAGTCCACGTCTCTCCTCCAGGCTGCCTACAACTATGAGGAGCGTGGTCAGCACGTCCTCCTCGCCAAGCCGGCGATCGACACCAAAGGCGCAACGCAGATCGAGAGCCGACTGGGGATGACCCGCGAGGTCGACTTCCTGATCGCGCCGGAGGATGACGCACGGGCACTGTTCTCGGCGCACCGCGAGCGGATGCGGCGTTCCTCCGACGATGAGCTGCTCCCCGGCGGCCCTGTCGACGTCGCCTGCCTCCTGGTCGACGAGGCGCAGTTCCTCACCGCTGCGCAGATCGACGACCTCTTCCGGATCGCGGTCGACGACGGCATCCCGGTGATGGCCTACGGCATTCGCAACGACTTCCGCACGCAGGCCTTTCCGGGCTCGGCGCGACTGCTCGCGATCGCGCACTCGCTGGAGGAACTGAAGACCATCTGCCGCTGCGGTCGCAAGGCGGTGTTCAACGGCCGGGTGATCGACGGGCGTTTCGTCTTCGACGGCGATCAGGTCGCGATCGACGGGGGCGGCGACAAACTCGTCACGACGTACGAATCGCTGTGCGGCGCCTGCTACCTCGACGAGTCCGGCGGTCGTCTGAGCTGA
- a CDS encoding FCD domain-containing protein — MSEHNETESAPRAWRLVLESIERDLLDGRLGPGDRIASERDLAADLGVGRSSVREALRVLEVMGLIRTATGSGPQSGAIVIATPTGGLSTLLRLQVAAHGFPLEDVVRTRLVLEDAVVTALAGAHNRDLSAAHQTLDAMDAADLSPSEFLALDAQLHLALAESSGNTVIAAMMTGLRTSIESYVQEGAVAIADWDAMSALLRSEHRALVAAIDASDVDAARSLVHAHITGYYTATGLTRRADARNPTSTD, encoded by the coding sequence ATGTCGGAGCACAACGAGACCGAGTCGGCGCCCCGCGCCTGGCGACTCGTGCTGGAGAGCATCGAACGCGACCTCCTCGACGGGCGTCTCGGTCCTGGCGACCGCATCGCGTCGGAGCGCGACCTCGCCGCCGACCTGGGCGTCGGACGCTCCAGCGTCCGTGAGGCGCTGCGGGTGCTCGAGGTGATGGGGTTGATCCGCACCGCGACCGGCTCAGGCCCGCAGTCCGGCGCGATCGTCATCGCCACGCCCACCGGCGGCCTGTCGACGCTGCTGCGTCTTCAGGTGGCAGCGCACGGCTTTCCGCTCGAGGATGTCGTCCGCACCCGTCTCGTGCTCGAGGATGCCGTCGTCACCGCCCTCGCCGGCGCGCACAACCGAGACCTGTCTGCCGCGCACCAGACCCTGGACGCGATGGATGCGGCGGACCTCAGCCCTTCCGAGTTCCTGGCGCTCGACGCGCAGCTGCATCTCGCGCTGGCGGAGTCCAGCGGCAACACCGTCATCGCCGCGATGATGACGGGCCTGCGCACGTCCATCGAGTCGTACGTGCAGGAGGGGGCCGTCGCCATCGCCGACTGGGATGCGATGTCGGCCCTGCTGCGTTCCGAGCACCGCGCCCTCGTCGCCGCGATCGATGCCAGCGACGTGGATGCCGCCCGCAGCCTCGTCCATGCCCACATCACCGGCTACTACACGGCGACGGGCCTCACGCGCCGCGCCGATGCACGAAACCCCACATCCACCGACTGA
- a CDS encoding alpha-hydroxy acid oxidase: protein MVTRQVPNPVELFELMKFKKPELNGRKRRLDSALTIDDLRLIAKRRTPKAAFDYTDGAAEGELSLTRARQAFQDIEFHPGILRPAPDVDTSVDILGGPSALPFGIAPTGFTRLMQTEGEEAGAGAAAAAGIPFTLSTLGTTSIEGVKAVNPHGRNWFQLYVMRDREISYELTRRAAGAGFDTLHFTVDTPVAGARLRDKRNGFSIPPQLTLGTIINAIPRPWWWYDFLTTPKLEFASLSTTGGTVGELLDAAMDPTISYDDLAVIRDIWPGKIVIKGVQAVEDALTLRDAGVDGIVLSNHGGRQLDRAPIPFHLLPSVRSAVGDDFTVMIDTGIMNGADIVASVALGADFTLIGRAYLYGLMAGGRAGVDRTIDILRSEIVRTMRLLGVSSLAELEPGHVTQLQRLVPVSRRGVPRVRAADVSA, encoded by the coding sequence ATGGTCACGCGCCAGGTTCCCAACCCTGTTGAGCTCTTCGAGCTGATGAAGTTCAAGAAGCCCGAACTGAACGGCCGGAAGCGCCGCCTGGACTCGGCGCTCACGATCGACGATCTGCGCCTCATCGCCAAGCGCCGCACGCCGAAGGCGGCCTTCGACTACACCGACGGCGCCGCCGAGGGCGAACTCTCGTTGACCCGCGCGCGCCAGGCGTTCCAGGACATCGAGTTCCACCCCGGCATCCTGCGTCCTGCCCCCGACGTCGACACCTCTGTCGACATCCTCGGCGGTCCGAGCGCTCTCCCGTTCGGCATCGCTCCGACGGGGTTCACGCGTCTCATGCAGACCGAGGGGGAGGAGGCCGGGGCCGGAGCCGCGGCGGCCGCCGGCATCCCGTTCACGCTCTCCACCCTCGGCACCACGTCGATCGAAGGCGTGAAGGCCGTGAATCCGCACGGGCGCAACTGGTTCCAGCTCTACGTCATGCGCGATCGGGAGATCTCCTACGAACTCACCCGCCGCGCCGCCGGCGCCGGGTTCGACACGCTGCACTTCACGGTGGACACCCCAGTCGCCGGAGCGCGCCTGCGGGACAAGCGCAACGGTTTCTCGATCCCGCCGCAGCTGACGCTCGGAACCATCATCAACGCGATCCCTCGGCCGTGGTGGTGGTACGACTTCCTCACCACGCCGAAGCTCGAGTTCGCTTCGCTGAGCACCACCGGCGGCACCGTCGGTGAGCTTCTGGATGCCGCGATGGATCCCACCATCAGCTACGACGATCTCGCGGTGATCCGTGACATCTGGCCGGGGAAGATCGTCATCAAGGGCGTGCAGGCGGTCGAGGACGCGCTGACGCTGCGTGACGCAGGTGTCGATGGCATCGTGCTGTCCAACCACGGCGGCCGTCAGCTCGATCGCGCACCGATTCCGTTCCACCTGCTGCCATCGGTGCGATCGGCGGTGGGAGACGACTTCACGGTGATGATCGACACGGGCATCATGAACGGTGCCGACATCGTGGCCTCGGTCGCACTCGGTGCCGACTTCACGCTGATCGGCCGCGCCTATCTTTACGGGCTGATGGCCGGCGGTCGTGCAGGCGTCGACCGCACGATCGACATCCTGCGCAGCGAGATCGTGCGCACGATGCGTCTGCTCGGTGTCTCTTCGCTGGCCGAGCTGGAGCCGGGGCACGTCACGCAGCTGCAGAGGCTGGTTCCGGTATCCCGCCGCGGGGTACCTCGTGTCCGTGCGGCGGACGTCTCGGCATGA
- a CDS encoding HAD-IIB family hydrolase gives MTAPTLVAFDLDDTLAPSKGAISSRIANLLRALLRSVDVAIISGGNEEQFRTQVVAQLGDADAATLARLHLLPTCGTRYLRHDGSGFELVYAHDLSDDEKSGALTALREEAERLGFWEPEPWGDILEDRGSQITFSALGQQAPRDAKHAWDPTEAKRAALRDAVAARLPGLEVRSGGSTSIDITRAGIDKAYGMQQLTERTGIPLSSMLFYGDRLDEGGNDYPVLAIGVPSVAVDGWEDTADKLDELLKTLNPAARVR, from the coding sequence ATGACTGCGCCCACCCTTGTCGCCTTCGACCTCGACGACACCCTCGCTCCGTCCAAGGGAGCGATCAGCTCGCGCATCGCGAACCTGCTTCGCGCCCTGTTGCGCTCGGTCGACGTCGCCATCATCTCCGGCGGCAACGAGGAGCAGTTCCGCACGCAGGTGGTCGCCCAGCTCGGCGACGCGGATGCCGCGACGCTGGCGCGCCTGCACCTGCTGCCGACGTGCGGCACGCGCTATCTCCGCCACGACGGATCCGGCTTCGAGCTCGTCTACGCGCACGATCTCTCCGATGACGAGAAGTCCGGGGCTCTCACCGCACTGCGCGAGGAAGCCGAGCGGCTCGGCTTCTGGGAGCCGGAGCCCTGGGGCGACATCCTCGAGGACCGCGGCTCGCAGATCACCTTCTCCGCCCTCGGCCAGCAGGCCCCGCGCGACGCGAAACACGCATGGGATCCGACAGAGGCCAAGCGCGCAGCACTGCGCGACGCCGTCGCCGCGCGCCTGCCAGGTCTCGAGGTGCGCTCCGGTGGATCGACTTCGATCGACATCACTCGCGCCGGCATCGACAAGGCCTACGGGATGCAGCAGCTCACCGAGCGCACCGGCATCCCGCTGTCCAGCATGCTTTTCTACGGCGACCGCCTCGACGAAGGCGGGAACGACTACCCGGTGCTCGCCATCGGCGTGCCCTCCGTGGCCGTGGACGGCTGGGAGGACACCGCAGACAAGCTCGATGAGCTGCTGAAGACACTGAACCCGGCGGCCCGGGTCCGCTGA